A DNA window from Bos indicus isolate NIAB-ARS_2022 breed Sahiwal x Tharparkar chromosome 9, NIAB-ARS_B.indTharparkar_mat_pri_1.0, whole genome shotgun sequence contains the following coding sequences:
- the GJB7 gene encoding gap junction beta-7 protein — protein MSWMFLRDLLSGVNKYSMGIGRIWLAVVFIFRLLVYMVAAEHVWKEEQKEFECNVRQPGCENVCFDYFFPISQVRLWALQLIMVSTPSLLVVLHVAYREGREKRHRKKLYVSPGTMGGGLWYTYLISLMVKTGFEIGFLVLFYKLYDGFHVPYLLKCDLKPCPNTVDCFVSKPTEKTIFILFLVVTSCLCIVLNVTELSFLVLKCFIKCCLQKYSKRLKSSTCECHNLKYVTCAEIGAPPLLQKHSSDLATSIAQGGETKLLCDTQEA, from the coding sequence ATGAGTTGGATGTTCCTCAGAGACCTCTTGAGTGGAGTAAATAAATACTCCATGGGGATTGGGCGGATCTGGCTGGCTGTCGTGTTCATCTTCCGTTTGCTGGTCTACATGGTGGCGGCAGAACACGTGTGGAAAGAAGAGCAGAAAGAGTTTGAGTGCAACGTTAGACAACCCGGTTGTGAAAATGTGTGTTTTGACTacttcttccccatctcccaggtCAGACTTTGGGCCTTACAACTAATCATGGTCTCCACGCCTTCACTGCTGGTGGTTCTACATGTAGCCTATCGTGAGGGTAgagagaaaaggcacaggaagaaACTCTATGTCAGCCCAGGCACCATGGGTGGGGGCCTGTGGTACACGTACCTTATCAGCCTCATGGTTAAAACCGGTTTCGAAATTGGCTTCCTGGTTTTATTTTACAAGCTATATGATGGCTTTCATGTTCCCTACCTCCTGAAGTGTGATCTGAAGCCCTGCCCCAATACTGTGGATTGCTTTGTCTCCAAACCCACAGAGAAAACGATTTTCATCCTCTTCCTGGTCGTGACTTCATGCCTGTGCATTGTGTTGAATGTCACTGAACTGAGCTTTTTGGTCCTCAAGTGTTTTATTAAGTGCTGCCTCCAAAAATACTCTAAAAGACTCAAGTCCTCCACGTGTGAATGCCACAACCTCAAGTATGTTACATGTGCTGAGATAGGGGCCCCTCCCCTGCTCCAGAAGCACTCTTCAGACTTGGCCACAAGCATAGCCCA